The Sphingomonas sp. LY54 genome includes a region encoding these proteins:
- a CDS encoding adenylate/guanylate cyclase domain-containing protein, translating into MGGESEGPNWPTRARRVARQIGPFRLAATALFLVIGLLFARYSWEIPLAKDAERGLYDLRLLETADRVDQDDRIVLVVYTDETLEALAKRSPLDRKMLADALLKLDAMNPKAIGIDILMDQPQAEDPILIDAFRGMKTPTYLAFASNATNPDYIKLWQEEYLTSFLGQLKPGPVKPASIMLEPDLEDGVTRSWPAQPASLPPLLANAMAPEQPRFRDYTRSIAFRLPRSEEYPVFSKLPIDLFATDMAAALRPQVEGRYVLIGGDIQDMDDYETPMTRVDGRLTKGLDIHAHLLAQLLDGRMPGAIPSWSLWAVAFAVVVAGGLTSLLEMRSWKLALVLVGQVIFFVTLPFYLQSINVDTLGLPAFGWAVGWLFAFAAIGTAARAVGAEERRFAEHTLGKYLPADIAHQILRDPERLALKGEKKQIYAMFTDMEGFTKLSHAIKPEQLSSLLNRYLDELSDTVLKHGGTIDKFVGDAVVAFWGAPIARPDDADRAARAAVAMYECGEEFRRAGGPEIPPLGCTRVGLHRGEAVVGNFGGEGRIQYTALGDGMNTAARLESANKSLKTTILVSDEAKRESTLDIFRPMGRIVLSGRATPVQVWEPVPQMDAGLRQTLVKLWERFEANDRTALAELQAVSDNHKDDAALANFVYRIREAGPGGHYVLGSK; encoded by the coding sequence GTGGGAGGCGAGAGCGAAGGTCCGAACTGGCCGACCCGGGCCCGCCGCGTCGCCCGGCAGATCGGGCCGTTCCGGCTCGCCGCGACCGCTCTCTTCCTGGTCATCGGCCTGCTCTTCGCGCGCTACAGCTGGGAAATACCGCTCGCCAAGGACGCCGAGCGCGGCCTCTATGACCTGCGGCTGCTGGAGACCGCCGATCGGGTCGATCAGGACGATCGCATCGTGCTCGTCGTCTATACCGACGAGACGCTGGAGGCGCTGGCGAAGCGTTCGCCGCTCGACCGCAAGATGCTCGCCGATGCGCTGCTGAAGCTCGACGCGATGAACCCGAAGGCGATCGGGATCGACATATTGATGGACCAGCCCCAGGCCGAGGACCCGATCCTGATCGACGCCTTCCGAGGCATGAAGACGCCGACCTATCTCGCCTTCGCCTCGAACGCGACCAATCCCGATTACATCAAGCTGTGGCAGGAGGAATATCTCACCAGCTTCCTCGGCCAGTTGAAGCCGGGTCCGGTCAAGCCGGCCAGCATCATGCTCGAGCCCGATCTGGAGGACGGCGTCACCCGGTCCTGGCCCGCGCAGCCCGCAAGCCTGCCGCCTTTGCTCGCCAATGCGATGGCGCCGGAGCAGCCGCGGTTTCGCGACTACACCCGCAGCATCGCCTTCCGCCTGCCCAGGAGCGAGGAATATCCGGTCTTTTCCAAACTGCCGATCGACCTGTTCGCCACCGACATGGCGGCGGCCCTGCGCCCGCAGGTCGAGGGTCGCTACGTCCTGATCGGCGGCGATATCCAGGACATGGACGATTACGAGACGCCGATGACGCGCGTCGACGGGCGGCTGACCAAGGGCCTGGACATACACGCCCATCTGCTCGCTCAATTGCTCGACGGCCGCATGCCCGGCGCGATCCCGTCCTGGTCGCTCTGGGCGGTCGCCTTCGCCGTGGTGGTGGCCGGCGGGCTCACCAGCCTGCTCGAGATGCGGAGCTGGAAGCTGGCGCTCGTCCTCGTCGGCCAGGTGATCTTCTTCGTCACCCTCCCTTTCTATCTGCAGTCGATCAACGTCGACACGCTCGGCCTGCCCGCTTTCGGCTGGGCGGTCGGCTGGCTGTTCGCCTTCGCCGCGATCGGCACCGCCGCGCGCGCGGTCGGCGCCGAGGAACGCCGCTTCGCCGAGCATACGCTGGGCAAATATCTCCCGGCCGACATCGCCCACCAGATCTTGCGCGATCCCGAGCGGCTCGCGCTGAAGGGCGAGAAGAAGCAGATCTACGCGATGTTCACCGACATGGAGGGCTTCACCAAGCTCAGCCACGCGATCAAGCCCGAGCAATTGTCGTCCCTCCTCAACCGCTATCTCGATGAATTGAGCGACACCGTGCTCAAGCATGGCGGCACGATCGACAAGTTCGTCGGCGACGCCGTCGTGGCCTTCTGGGGCGCGCCGATCGCGCGGCCCGACGACGCCGACCGGGCCGCTCGCGCCGCCGTCGCCATGTACGAATGCGGCGAGGAATTCCGTCGCGCCGGTGGGCCCGAAATCCCGCCGCTCGGCTGCACCCGCGTCGGCCTGCACCGCGGCGAGGCGGTGGTCGGCAATTTCGGCGGCGAGGGCCGCATCCAATACACCGCGCTCGGCGACGGCATGAACACCGCCGCACGGCTCGAATCGGCCAACAAGTCCCTGAAGACGACGATCCTGGTCAGCGACGAGGCGAAACGGGAATCGACGCTCGACATCTTCCGGCCGATGGGCCGGATCGTGCTGTCGGGCCGCGCCACTCCCGTCCAAGTCTGGGAGCCCGTCCCGCAAATGGACGCCGGTCTGCGGCAAACATTGGTTAAGCTCTGGGAGCGCTTCGAAGCCAATGATAGGACGGCTCTTGCAGAGCTGCAGGCTGTCTCGGACAATCACAAGGATGATGCGGCGCTCGCCAATTTCGTGTATCGCATCAGGGAAGCCGGTCCGGGGGGGCACTATGTGTTGGGATCCAAGTGA
- a CDS encoding phosphotransferase, translated as MSRSSDNSGTREVREAHRFDVAALAAWMEHAVDGFAGPLAVEQFKGGQSNPTYKLVTPARSYVLRRKPPGKLLPGAHAVDREYRVITALGAAGFPVARSYGLCEDEAVISTPFYVMEMVEGRIFWEPSFPEVSDAERPAYFDAMNATIAQLHSLDPEALGLGDYGKPGNYFERQIGRWSKQYLGDVEAGRVPAMDRLVEWLPQNIPADEEVARIIHGDFRCDNMIFHPTEPRVLAVLDWELSTLGHPLADFAYHLMVYRMPASMTTGLAGVDLRALNIPSEADYVAAYCRRTGREGIPHLDFYIAFNMFRLAAILHGIKGRIARGTAASAHADRMAAGLEPLADLAWAQARKAGAAGIP; from the coding sequence ATGAGCCGCAGCAGCGACAATAGCGGCACGCGCGAAGTCCGCGAGGCGCACCGCTTCGACGTCGCGGCGCTTGCGGCCTGGATGGAGCACGCGGTCGACGGCTTCGCCGGACCGCTCGCGGTCGAGCAGTTCAAGGGCGGCCAGTCCAACCCAACCTACAAGCTCGTGACGCCCGCCCGCAGCTATGTCCTGCGCCGCAAGCCCCCCGGCAAGCTCCTCCCCGGCGCGCACGCCGTCGACCGCGAATATCGCGTCATCACCGCGCTTGGGGCAGCCGGCTTCCCGGTCGCGCGCAGCTACGGCCTGTGCGAGGACGAGGCCGTGATCAGCACGCCCTTCTATGTGATGGAGATGGTCGAGGGCCGGATCTTCTGGGAGCCGAGCTTCCCCGAGGTGAGCGACGCCGAGCGCCCCGCTTATTTCGACGCGATGAACGCCACGATCGCGCAGCTCCACAGCCTCGATCCCGAAGCGCTCGGCCTTGGCGATTACGGCAAGCCCGGCAACTATTTCGAGCGCCAGATCGGCCGCTGGTCGAAGCAATATCTCGGCGACGTCGAGGCGGGGCGCGTGCCGGCGATGGACCGGCTGGTCGAATGGCTGCCGCAGAACATCCCCGCCGACGAAGAGGTCGCGCGGATCATCCACGGCGACTTCCGCTGCGACAATATGATCTTCCACCCGACCGAGCCCAGGGTGTTGGCGGTGCTCGATTGGGAATTGTCGACGCTCGGCCATCCCCTCGCCGATTTCGCTTACCACCTGATGGTCTATCGGATGCCCGCCAGCATGACGACCGGGCTGGCCGGCGTGGACCTTCGCGCGCTCAACATCCCCTCCGAGGCGGACTATGTCGCGGCCTATTGCCGCCGCACCGGGCGCGAGGGCATCCCGCACCTCGATTTCTACATCGCCTTCAACATGTTCCGCCTCGCTGCGATCCTGCACGGCATCAAGGGCCGGATCGCCCGCGGAACCGCCGCCTCGGCCCATGCCGACCGGATGGCCGCGGGGCTGGAGCCGCTCGCCGATCTCGCCTGGGCCCAGGCGCGCAAGGCCGGCGCCGCCGGCATACCGTAG
- a CDS encoding malate synthase G produces MPRYELISGLEVDPAFKAFIENEALPGTGLAARDFWFGLSGLLRDLTPENRRLLRRRETLQAAIDARNAALDGRAPDPAEEEAFLREIGYLVDPPASFTIATDGVDPEIDAIAGPQLVVPVNNARYALNAVNARWGSLYDALYGTDALGDLPKSGGYDAERGARVVAWGRDFLDEIAPLTGGSHADVTSYGIEHGALATDRGGLADPSLLAGWREGAVLLRHHNLYVELLIDAAHPIGRPDKAGVADIRLESAITAIMDCEDSVAAVDAEEKIGAYRNWLGLMRGDLSARFDKGGRTVERRAEPDRTYETADGPLAVRGRSLLFVRNVGHLMTNPMMRIDGEEVFEGLVDAAVTSLIGLHDIYGARANSPAGSIYIVKPKMHGPEEAGFAKRLFDRVEDLLGLPRNTVKIGVMDEERRTSVNLAAVIHAVKDRVVFINTGFLDRTGDEIHTSMKLGPMVRKGEMKAARWLQAYEDNNVDVGLACGFAGRAQIGKGMWAIPDRMADMLAQKAAHPKSGATTAWVPSPTAATLHALHYHQVDVAERQREIAGRTPARLHDILTIPVAEGRNWSADEVREELDNNVQGILGYVVRWIDQGVGCSKVPDIHDIGLMEDRATCRISSQHVANWLRHGVVSRDQVQAALERMAAVVDRQNEGDPLYRPMAPDFAASTAFRAAAALVFEGETQPSGYTEPLLHAHRLALKETEEG; encoded by the coding sequence TTGCCGCGCTACGAGCTGATTTCGGGACTGGAAGTCGATCCGGCCTTCAAGGCCTTCATCGAGAACGAGGCCCTCCCCGGAACCGGCCTTGCGGCGAGGGACTTCTGGTTCGGCCTGTCCGGCCTGCTGCGCGACCTCACCCCCGAGAACCGCCGCCTGCTGCGCCGGCGCGAGACCCTGCAAGCGGCGATCGACGCCCGCAACGCCGCGCTCGACGGACGCGCACCCGACCCGGCCGAGGAGGAAGCTTTCCTGCGCGAGATCGGCTATCTGGTCGATCCCCCTGCCTCATTCACGATCGCCACCGACGGCGTCGATCCGGAGATCGACGCGATTGCCGGTCCGCAACTCGTCGTTCCGGTCAACAACGCCCGCTATGCGCTGAACGCCGTCAACGCCCGCTGGGGCAGCCTCTATGACGCGCTCTACGGCACCGACGCGCTCGGCGACCTGCCCAAAAGCGGCGGCTATGATGCCGAACGCGGCGCGCGCGTTGTGGCATGGGGCCGCGACTTTCTCGACGAGATCGCGCCGCTAACCGGCGGCAGCCATGCCGACGTCACCTCCTACGGGATCGAGCATGGCGCGCTGGCGACCGACCGCGGCGGCCTCGCTGATCCGTCGCTGCTCGCCGGCTGGCGCGAAGGCGCGGTCCTGCTCCGCCACCACAACCTCTATGTCGAGTTGCTGATCGACGCCGCCCACCCGATCGGCCGGCCCGACAAAGCCGGAGTGGCCGACATCCGGCTCGAAAGCGCGATCACGGCGATCATGGATTGCGAGGATTCGGTCGCCGCGGTCGATGCCGAGGAGAAGATCGGCGCCTATCGCAACTGGCTCGGGCTGATGCGCGGCGATCTCTCCGCCCGCTTCGACAAAGGCGGCCGCACCGTCGAGCGCCGCGCCGAACCCGACCGGACCTACGAAACCGCCGACGGCCCGCTCGCCGTGCGCGGCCGGTCTCTGCTGTTCGTCCGCAATGTCGGCCACCTGATGACCAATCCGATGATGCGGATCGACGGCGAGGAAGTGTTCGAAGGCCTGGTCGACGCCGCCGTCACGTCGCTGATCGGCCTCCACGACATATACGGCGCGCGCGCCAATAGCCCCGCCGGGTCGATCTACATCGTCAAACCCAAGATGCACGGGCCCGAGGAGGCCGGCTTCGCCAAGCGCCTGTTCGACCGCGTCGAGGACCTGCTCGGCCTGCCCCGCAACACGGTCAAGATCGGCGTGATGGACGAGGAGAGACGCACCAGCGTCAATCTCGCCGCCGTCATCCACGCGGTGAAGGACCGGGTCGTCTTCATCAACACCGGCTTCCTCGACCGCACCGGCGACGAGATCCACACGTCGATGAAATTGGGGCCCATGGTCCGCAAGGGCGAGATGAAAGCGGCGCGCTGGCTGCAGGCCTATGAGGACAACAATGTCGATGTCGGCCTCGCCTGCGGCTTCGCCGGGCGCGCCCAGATCGGCAAGGGCATGTGGGCGATCCCCGACCGGATGGCCGACATGCTCGCGCAGAAGGCCGCGCACCCGAAGAGCGGCGCCACCACCGCCTGGGTCCCCTCCCCGACCGCCGCGACATTGCACGCCCTCCATTACCACCAGGTCGACGTCGCCGAGCGCCAGCGCGAGATCGCCGGCCGCACCCCGGCGCGACTCCACGACATCTTGACGATCCCGGTCGCCGAAGGCCGCAACTGGTCGGCCGACGAAGTGCGCGAGGAGCTCGACAACAACGTCCAGGGCATACTCGGCTATGTCGTCCGCTGGATCGACCAGGGCGTCGGCTGCTCGAAGGTGCCCGACATCCACGATATCGGCCTGATGGAGGACCGCGCGACCTGCCGCATCTCCAGCCAGCATGTCGCCAACTGGCTGCGCCACGGCGTGGTTTCCCGCGACCAGGTCCAGGCCGCGCTGGAGCGGATGGCGGCCGTGGTCGACCGCCAGAATGAAGGCGATCCCTTGTACCGGCCGATGGCGCCCGATTTCGCGGCCAGCACCGCCTTCCGCGCCGCCGCGGCTTTGGTCTTCGAGGGCGAGACGCAGCCGTCCGGCTACACCGAGCCCCTGCTCCACGCCCACCGGCTCGCGCTGAAGGAGACCGAAGAAGGATGA
- a CDS encoding porin family protein, with protein sequence MKRIALAAVAATVIAAPAFAAPSGPRIEGIVGYDHAQVDFTDIGGSDEDAGGVVYGVGIGYDFAVGANGAFGIDAEITDSTADLEFVDGTDSAKIAVNRDLYVGGRYTAAVNDKVNLYAKLGYTNARIKGSVTTGGTTVSDSANADGVRAGLGAQFAIGPNSFVGTEYRYSNYEGDFSRHQAVATFGFRF encoded by the coding sequence ATGAAGCGCATCGCTCTCGCCGCCGTTGCGGCCACCGTCATCGCAGCCCCGGCTTTCGCCGCACCGTCGGGTCCGCGCATCGAAGGCATCGTCGGCTACGACCACGCCCAGGTCGATTTCACCGACATCGGCGGCTCGGATGAGGACGCCGGCGGCGTCGTCTACGGCGTCGGCATCGGTTACGACTTCGCGGTCGGCGCCAACGGCGCTTTCGGCATCGACGCCGAGATCACCGACTCCACCGCTGACCTCGAGTTCGTCGACGGCACCGACAGCGCCAAGATCGCCGTCAACCGCGACCTCTATGTCGGTGGCCGCTACACCGCCGCCGTCAACGACAAGGTGAACCTCTACGCCAAGCTCGGCTACACCAACGCCCGCATCAAGGGCTCGGTGACCACCGGCGGCACCACCGTCAGCGACTCCGCCAATGCGGACGGCGTTCGCGCCGGCCTCGGCGCGCAGTTCGCCATCGGCCCGAACTCGTTCGTGGGCACCGAGTATCGCTACTCGAACTACGAGGGTGACTTCTCGCGTCACCAGGCAGTCGCCACGTTCGGCTTCCGCTTCTAA